The DNA window TACGGctcaaattaaataaataacttaAGAAGGAGTGTTCCATGCGACGTTAAGGTGATTCGGGTTCTGTCTTGACTCGTGAGCCAAAGTAATTTATCGGCTCTTGAAAAATAAATGCGGACACGCTCGCTAAAGTTGCCACGACGTGTTTTATGAAGACGATGACTATAAATGTTATACTTTGGTGATGATGATTCAGGGAAAAATAAAGTTATGTAGTTTAATTTCTCCGTTTCTAAAACTTACTGGGAGCCAGAGCATCGACTGTGTCCCACCAGCTTTTCGTTGTAATCAGCGACTTGAGGCATTGTATAGAATGCTGACGTTCCTTGTCATTGGAACCACTTAGCAGTTTCACATTTTTACTAGCTAAATCAGCACCGCAATGCTGGTATTCCCTTTCCGactgttgccatagcaataGCAGGAGTTTTCGAAGCGTAACAACATCTAATGGTGGTGACGACTGAAAAATCTGCTCAATGAGAAACAAGGAATTCTGTAACATTGAggtgcaaatcagaaaattgTTATAGGATTTACTTGGAAATACAGAGAATGTCTGCTAAAGAAACAATACTTTAATACTTAGTGTATGGCAGCAACAACGCCAGACTAACCCGTGTTTGTTTCTTCGCCTCAACAGAGTTCATTCATGGATTTTGTTTCTAGGTAAAATAGACTCACATATTTAGTATTTTTTCTGGCATCGACCTATATTTAATGTTTACCTTCAAAGACGCCACATGGATGAAAAACGggtatatattgttattacaATGTAGTTCTATGTCACTAAAAAATCAGgtaaaacaacatacatgtagcctAGCCCACGTccgtgtttgtttgtgtaactCAATGAactgcaaaaagctaaacaatgcGCATGAAAAGATCTAAAAAGTTTGTGATTAAGTTTATATGTACAGGAAGTGAATGTAACAAACCGGGTTTGTTTGTTTCACCCCactttatgaaatatttttaataacCGACCCATCCGTTTTTTAGGGTGTTATgatgaaaaacataaaaaaaaagacagcCCAATCACTGAAGCTTTACGTGACATGTAAGAGTGGTAGTTTGGCATATATTTTAAGAGTTTTAAAAGTTTGCATTCCCAACCTCTTTATCAATGGCACGTCTTGTTGGGGCCTGCATTCCGTAAAATTCAAACTGATTCCTCATGTATTTCTTCGCACCTGCTGCCTTCTGAGCATCTGCCACCGATGCGTACATCTTGGTGATTTTTGATAAAATCGCGGTTGGAGCGCCACCACTCATTGGTTCTTTTAAAGGTTGACCGCCCTTCTTGTTCGCTTTCCTTGTCAGTAGCTCACTCCCACGGCGACCACGGCTCTTCCGTTGTTTTGTCTTGGGCATTTCGAGATGAAAGTTTCTAGAGTTTGAAAAGCACGGGGAAGTGGTAAAGACGAATAATTTAGGAGGAAGGGGGCATAAAATCAAATAACAACGTAAATTGATACCGTACAGGAGACCACAGTTGAAATTGTGTCGCCACCTTCAGCTCGGCCGGCCATGAAGTGAGCCATCAGCGGTGAGGATAGATATTACTGATACTGTTGTTTAAAACGTTTAAAAAGTTGACGTCATAATCAGAATCACAATCAGATTGAAAGGAAACTGCATCTGTCGATGTCGTCATATTAGCGCCTGATCCAAAAAATTACGATAAAACACACCAGACAAGGAATATTACCGCCGAGAATATACCCGCTTGGTGATAGTGTAACTGACTGCTTTTATATTTGGGGAAAATAACCTGaaatttaataacatttgaCACCAAAACAATAGCAGACGTAAGTTTTAATAGCCGATCGCAAGGTAGCAGAAGAGTACAAATTGTGTAAAACACATAATTTAAGCTTAAATATCTAAatacagtaacagatacaatatacatacacaatagtaaTACACACATGTTAGTGTGTTtgtcacaggcacttgtttcccgataTATGTTTTAGAATAAAAATAACACGGGTTTCTAGGATCGCCTAAGTCCACACA is part of the Glandiceps talaboti chromosome 2, keGlaTala1.1, whole genome shotgun sequence genome and encodes:
- the LOC144444831 gene encoding uncharacterized protein LOC144444831 — translated: MPKTKQRKSRGRRGSELLTRKANKKGGQPLKEPMSGGAPTAILSKITKMYASVADAQKAAGAKKYMRNQFEFYGMQAPTRRAIDKEIFQSSPPLDVVTLRKLLLLLWQQSEREYQHCGADLASKNVKLLSGSNDKERQHSIQCLKSLITTKSWWDTVDALAPTIGQLAKLHPEHLNPILEDWIQADNMWLRRVALIHQLRYKDDTDKDKLFRFCLLRCHEKDFFIRKAIGWALRQYFRHNPSEVKKFVKDNDKCLSTLSKREALKHA